The Nitrospirota bacterium genome has a window encoding:
- a CDS encoding DUF1566 domain-containing protein: MKRLRLFVFLMIMLLSVSANAALIDNGNGTVTQIKSDGSMLMWLKDANYAGTTGYVSYNDYYDTYSTGGSMTWGNAMYWADTLSFAGYDDWRLPASPPGEMEDLYYNEGVTASTPGPFTNLYDPDPTHGVSYWYSRESETCPGCGAYFFMFNGGVVMEDWKYHERKAWAVRTVVPEPISSILFVTGGATFGIRGFFRKRKQRT; this comes from the coding sequence ATGAAGAGATTACGATTATTTGTTTTTCTAATGATAATGCTATTGTCTGTTTCTGCAAATGCTGCTCTTATTGACAATGGGAATGGCACAGTAACACAGATAAAGAGTGACGGCTCAATGCTCATGTGGCTTAAGGATGCTAACTATGCCGGGACTACAGGATATGTTTCCTATAATGACTATTATGATACCTATAGTACTGGTGGCAGCATGACTTGGGGCAATGCCATGTATTGGGCTGATACTTTGTCTTTTGCAGGGTATGACGACTGGCGGCTGCCAGCCTCCCCCCCGGGCGAGATGGAAGATTTGTATTATAACGAAGGGGTGACAGCTTCAACGCCGGGACCCTTTACTAACTTGTATGACCCAGACCCGACTCACGGCGTCAGCTACTGGTATAGTAGGGAGTCTGAGACCTGTCCCGGATGCGGCGCGTATTTTTTCATGTTCAACGGCGGCGTGGTGATGGAGGACTGGAAGTACCACGAGCGCAAAGCTTGGGCAGTGCGCACCGTAGTCCCTGAACCGATAAGTTCAATTCTCTTTGTTACTGGCGGAGCAACTTTTGGAATTAGAGGCTTTTTTAGAAAAAGGAAGCAAAGAACTTAA
- a CDS encoding PIN domain-containing protein: MEKSYKIDTAVCDTGIIYALADKKDSWHKQTVDFVSSYKGRLIIPSTVIPEACYLLNTYLGSFAEIEFINSLINKELSIEHFSVVDLNCCIELLKKYEDFNIGFVDASIIAISERLNVCKIVTTDRKHFSVIKPKHCGAFSLLP; the protein is encoded by the coding sequence TTGGAAAAAAGCTATAAAATAGATACTGCTGTTTGCGATACAGGCATTATTTATGCGCTTGCAGATAAAAAAGATTCCTGGCATAAACAAACTGTTGATTTTGTAAGCTCTTATAAAGGCAGATTGATTATTCCTTCTACGGTAATACCCGAGGCCTGTTATCTCTTAAACACATATTTAGGCTCATTTGCTGAAATAGAATTTATTAATTCATTAATCAACAAGGAACTCAGTATTGAACATTTCAGCGTTGTTGATTTAAATTGCTGCATTGAGTTATTAAAAAAATACGAAGATTTTAATATTGGATTTGTGGATGCCTCTATAATAGCAATTTCCGAGAGGTTGAATGTCTGTAAAATAGTGACAACTGACAGAAAACACTTTTCTGTGATAAAGCCCAAGCATTGCGGCGCCTTTAGTTTGCTGCCGTGA
- a CDS encoding sigma-54-dependent Fis family transcriptional regulator, translating into MLGRSKATEELREKISRISSCDVTVLISGESGTGKELAARAIHYLSSRSRKPFTPVNCGAIPESLFENELFGHVKGAFTDARLEQFGLVKEAEGGTLFLDEIGALSPYIQVKFLRLLQEREYKPLGDSRPHKADIRIISATNKDLAVLVKEDTFREDLYYRLNIVSLYIPSLRDRKEDIPLLIEHFITKYCRQYNKPIKEVSPDAMEVFIAYSWPGNIRELENKIQQLIVMSLFPVISAGDIQLSTSKSTTEKELGYFMAAKKSAIDIFEKTYLTQLLTDHMGNMVCAAQRSGKSRTALWNLLKKHNLSPRQFSDFAS; encoded by the coding sequence ATACTGGGAAGGAGCAAGGCTACAGAGGAACTCCGTGAAAAGATAAGCAGGATATCCTCCTGTGATGTCACTGTCTTGATATCAGGTGAGAGCGGGACAGGGAAAGAGCTGGCGGCCAGGGCTATCCACTATTTGAGCAGTAGGTCCAGAAAGCCCTTCACCCCTGTTAACTGCGGCGCTATTCCGGAAAGCCTCTTTGAGAATGAACTCTTTGGTCATGTGAAGGGAGCCTTTACAGATGCGCGTCTTGAGCAGTTTGGACTTGTAAAGGAGGCTGAGGGCGGCACCCTATTTCTGGATGAGATAGGCGCACTCAGCCCATATATTCAGGTAAAATTCCTACGTCTGTTACAGGAAAGAGAGTATAAACCTCTTGGAGACTCCAGACCCCATAAAGCAGATATTAGAATAATTTCTGCCACAAACAAAGACCTTGCAGTCCTCGTCAAAGAGGACACATTCAGGGAAGACCTCTACTATAGATTGAATATCGTCTCTCTTTATATTCCTTCTCTCCGGGATAGAAAAGAAGATATTCCGCTCCTGATTGAGCACTTTATAACTAAATACTGCAGGCAATACAACAAACCCATTAAAGAGGTATCACCAGATGCTATGGAAGTTTTTATCGCTTATTCCTGGCCAGGGAACATCAGAGAACTGGAGAATAAAATCCAGCAGCTTATTGTAATGTCTCTATTCCCTGTGATAAGCGCCGGCGACATCCAGCTTTCAACAAGCAAATCAACTACTGAAAAAGAACTTGGATATTTCATGGCCGCCAAAAAAAGCGCCATTGATATTTTTGAAAAGACTTATCTCACCCAACTCCTCACAGACCACATGGGCAATATGGTCTGCGCTGCCCAAAGATCTGGGAAGAGCCGCACAGCCCTCTGGAATCTCCTCAAAAAACACAATCTCTCCCCAAGGCAGTTCTCTGACTTTGCGTCATAA
- a CDS encoding ribbon-helix-helix protein, CopG family, protein MKRTTIFADADLLNEIKEVSKEENRSVAEIIREAMLSYIKRKRFKKKRVSFVGIGDSGRKDIAGRHEELLWKKAIK, encoded by the coding sequence ATGAAAAGGACTACTATATTTGCGGATGCTGATTTGCTCAATGAAATCAAAGAGGTCTCAAAAGAAGAAAACAGGAGCGTGGCGGAGATTATAAGAGAGGCGATGCTGAGTTACATTAAACGAAAGAGATTTAAGAAGAAAAGGGTGTCTTTTGTTGGTATTGGAGACAGCGGCAGGAAAGACATAGCAGGACGGCATGAGGAATTGCTTTGGAAAAAAGCTATAAAATAG
- a CDS encoding cob(I)yrinic acid a,c-diamide adenosyltransferase — translation MSKGLIHVYTGEGKGKTTAAMGLAVRAVGRGKKVLILQFLKGRGTDSGEIIAAKKLKIKVVRFKGQVSPIFSPQIKPAELKKAVKKAIALTIREIKSNAYDMIILDEFNNLLSGRLADMDDVRAIIKEKPAGLELVFTGRKAPEGLIKIADYVTEMRMIKHPYNNGIKARRGIEF, via the coding sequence ATGTCTAAAGGCTTAATACACGTTTACACAGGTGAAGGCAAGGGCAAGACTACTGCCGCTATGGGTCTTGCAGTCAGGGCGGTTGGACGCGGGAAAAAAGTCCTGATACTGCAATTCCTCAAAGGCAGGGGAACTGACTCAGGGGAAATCATTGCTGCAAAAAAATTAAAAATAAAAGTTGTACGGTTTAAAGGTCAGGTATCTCCGATATTCAGCCCTCAAATAAAACCGGCTGAGCTTAAAAAAGCCGTAAAAAAAGCAATAGCGCTGACAATAAGAGAAATAAAAAGCAATGCTTATGACATGATTATTCTGGATGAGTTTAATAATCTCCTCAGCGGCAGGCTTGCAGATATGGATGATGTCAGAGCAATTATTAAAGAAAAACCTGCCGGACTTGAACTCGTATTTACAGGCAGAAAGGCGCCGGAGGGATTAATAAAAATTGCAGATTATGTAACCGAGATGCGCATGATTAAGCACCCGTACAATAACGGCATAAAGGCACGAAGGGGAATCGAGTTTTAA
- a CDS encoding PQQ-like beta-propeller repeat protein, translated as MQGLAWVGSTLYGGSGSTGNLYAIDPGSSLSYIGSGSYGIGALAYDGSTLYGGGGAFFTVNPSNGSQTLIKSGVYIEAMEYYNGTLYGGNGSGQFFTIDTSTGNISNIGPGTYGINGLAVSNGIMYGANSTALFSIDLTTGTQTYIGDTGIGFVGALAGPMAPEPISSILFLTGSAVLAGRGYLKKRGFKKGKVKG; from the coding sequence ATGCAGGGATTAGCATGGGTCGGTTCGACCCTATATGGTGGCAGCGGGTCAACGGGCAATTTATATGCAATTGATCCGGGTAGTAGTTTGAGTTATATTGGCAGCGGCAGCTACGGTATCGGGGCTTTAGCATATGACGGAAGCACTTTGTATGGAGGTGGAGGTGCATTCTTTACAGTAAATCCCAGTAACGGCTCTCAAACTCTTATTAAATCAGGGGTGTATATTGAAGCAATGGAGTATTATAATGGGACCCTTTACGGAGGAAACGGGTCAGGTCAATTTTTCACGATAGACACATCTACAGGCAATATAAGTAACATTGGTCCCGGCACATACGGAATTAACGGTCTGGCAGTGAGTAATGGTATAATGTATGGCGCTAACAGCACTGCGCTTTTTAGTATTGACTTGACTACCGGAACTCAAACTTATATTGGTGATACTGGAATTGGCTTTGTGGGTGCGTTGGCTGGTCCAATGGCACCCGAACCCATAAGCTCCATCCTTTTTCTCACCGGCAGTGCAGTACTGGCAGGCAGAGGCTATCTAAAAAAGAGGGGATTTAAGAAAGGTAAAGTTAAAGGTTAA
- a CDS encoding phosphopentomutase, which produces MIKRILLIVLDGLGIGELPDAGEYGDRGSNTLKNTADAFGGLTLPNLESLGLGYLGDFRGIGKPAQLKGSFGKMAEASKGKDTTSGHWEMMGVVVDKPFPTFPHGFPPEVINAFENAIGRKTLGNKTASGTEIIKELGEEHIRTGKPIVYTSADSVFQIAAHEEVIPVEELCKMCEIARNILKPPHNVGRVIARPFIGKAGSFQRTPRRKDFSLPPHEKTALEYISENGLEVVSIGKVKDIFAGKGFTKSVLVSGNDDALSKTITYFNNLGKGLVWVTLVDFDTIYGHRNDPQGYAKALKDFDRKLPEIFEMLTERDILFITADHGCDPTTPSTDHSREYVPLLIYGKALKTSVNLGLRTSFSDLGATALEAL; this is translated from the coding sequence ATGATAAAACGCATTTTATTAATCGTCCTTGACGGGCTTGGAATCGGCGAACTGCCTGATGCCGGTGAATACGGCGACAGGGGCAGTAATACTCTTAAAAATACGGCAGATGCATTCGGCGGACTGACCCTGCCTAATCTGGAATCCCTCGGGCTTGGTTATTTAGGAGATTTCAGGGGAATCGGCAAACCTGCTCAGCTTAAAGGCTCCTTTGGAAAAATGGCTGAGGCGTCAAAAGGAAAAGATACCACGTCAGGGCATTGGGAAATGATGGGAGTTGTCGTTGATAAGCCCTTCCCTACCTTCCCTCACGGTTTTCCGCCTGAAGTTATAAATGCCTTTGAAAATGCTATCGGCAGAAAAACCCTCGGCAACAAGACTGCGTCAGGCACAGAGATTATCAAAGAACTCGGTGAAGAACATATCAGGACAGGCAAGCCAATTGTTTATACCTCTGCCGACAGCGTGTTTCAGATAGCAGCGCATGAGGAAGTAATTCCAGTGGAAGAATTATGTAAAATGTGTGAAATCGCACGAAACATCCTCAAGCCGCCTCATAATGTGGGGCGGGTTATTGCAAGACCGTTTATCGGCAAAGCAGGCTCATTCCAGAGAACTCCGCGGAGAAAAGACTTCAGTCTGCCTCCGCATGAAAAAACAGCGCTTGAATATATTTCTGAAAACGGGCTTGAAGTAGTAAGCATAGGCAAGGTTAAAGATATTTTTGCAGGCAAGGGTTTTACAAAATCAGTGTTGGTGTCAGGCAATGATGATGCCTTATCAAAAACCATCACATATTTTAATAATCTTGGGAAAGGGCTTGTATGGGTGACGCTTGTGGACTTTGACACGATTTACGGGCACAGAAATGACCCTCAGGGTTATGCAAAGGCTCTAAAGGACTTTGACAGAAAACTGCCTGAGATATTTGAAATGCTTACGGAAAGGGATATTTTATTCATCACCGCTGACCACGGATGCGACCCGACGACACCGAGCACAGACCATTCAAGAGAATACGTGCCTTTGCTGATTTACGGCAAGGCCCTTAAAACAAGCGTTAATCTCGGATTAAGGACCAGCTTTTCAGACCTCGGCGCAACAGCGCTTGAGGCGCT
- the secA gene encoding preprotein translocase subunit SecA has protein sequence MFNILTKIMGTKNEREIKRLSSIAETINSFESSISSLDDSGLKAKTDEFRRRLESGESLDDILPEAFAVVREVSHRISGMRHFDVQLIGGIVLHEGRIAEMKTGEGKTLVATLSVYLNALDGHGVHVVTVNDYLAKRDVQWMGSIYHFLGLSVGTIQHDASFLFDPSYHQPDRRLSGLRPVTRKEAYLADITYGTNNEFGFDYLRDNMRYDINDYVQRELNYAIVDEVDSILIDEARTPLIISGPSEESTDKYYKIDKIIPKLSRETDYIIDEKLKTVTLTEEGNIKVERLLGAGNLYDPSNIELVHHVNQALRAHTLFRLDVDYVIKDNEVIIVDEFTGRLMPGRRWSDGLHQAIEAKEGVKIASENQTLATITFQNYFRMYKKLAGMTGTAETEAEEFAKIYNLDVLVAPTNKPMIRVDNPDSVYKSERGKFNAVINEIADCHKRGQPVLVGTISIEKSEVLSAMLRKKGVPHSVLNAKYHEREAEIVAQAGRSRSVTIATNMAGRGTDIVLGGNPEGLARDILGDKKDFTNEEYEAALNKAKELCMKDREKVLSLGGLHILGTERHESRRIDNQLRGRSGRQGDPGTSRFYLSLEDDLMRIFGSERIAGLMGRLGMDESQPIEHRMISKAIENAQKKVEAHNFDIRKHLIEYDDVMNKQRTEIYSFRRDILAGEGLKDKIIEMSENVLNEFLNAYCPDDKHPEEWDMKGLKETLYGYFSITTNAEAQTSDELYEKLVQGIKLAYENKEKEISADMFRQLERYILLQVVDSQWKDHLLGMDHLKEGIGLRGYAQRDPLVEYKKEAFEVFAGMSDRVASEVVNRLFKVQIAREENVERKMVLKPARVQYGRGEGGEKPQTVVKDRKIGRNDPCICGSGKKYKKCCGVNA, from the coding sequence ATGTTTAATATTTTGACAAAAATAATGGGCACTAAGAACGAGCGTGAAATTAAGAGGCTCTCCTCTATCGCAGAGACCATAAATTCTTTTGAATCATCAATTTCCTCCCTTGACGACAGCGGGCTTAAGGCTAAGACAGATGAGTTCCGCAGGAGGCTGGAGTCAGGGGAAAGCCTTGATGATATTCTGCCTGAGGCGTTTGCAGTTGTAAGAGAGGTTTCGCACAGGATTTCGGGCATGCGGCATTTTGACGTCCAGCTTATCGGGGGCATAGTACTGCATGAAGGCAGGATAGCAGAGATGAAGACAGGAGAAGGAAAAACGCTGGTTGCAACGCTTTCTGTCTATCTTAATGCACTGGATGGTCACGGTGTTCATGTTGTCACTGTCAACGATTATCTTGCCAAGAGAGATGTGCAGTGGATGGGTTCTATTTATCACTTTCTCGGACTTTCAGTAGGCACAATCCAGCATGATGCGTCTTTTTTGTTTGACCCTTCCTATCATCAGCCTGACAGGAGGTTATCCGGTTTAAGGCCTGTGACAAGGAAAGAGGCATATCTGGCCGATATTACCTATGGCACAAATAATGAATTCGGATTTGATTATCTCAGGGACAACATGAGGTATGACATAAATGATTATGTCCAGAGAGAGCTGAACTATGCGATTGTTGACGAGGTTGACAGCATCCTTATTGACGAGGCCAGGACTCCGCTTATCATCTCAGGACCTTCTGAGGAGTCAACGGACAAATACTATAAAATTGATAAGATAATACCTAAACTCTCAAGAGAGACCGATTACATCATAGACGAAAAACTGAAAACAGTTACCCTGACAGAGGAAGGCAATATAAAGGTTGAGAGGCTTTTGGGCGCGGGCAATTTGTATGACCCTTCCAACATAGAGCTGGTCCATCATGTCAATCAGGCATTAAGGGCGCATACCCTTTTCAGGCTGGATGTGGATTATGTTATCAAGGACAATGAGGTGATAATAGTTGATGAATTTACAGGACGCCTTATGCCGGGCAGACGCTGGTCAGACGGGCTTCATCAGGCGATTGAGGCAAAGGAAGGCGTAAAGATAGCCAGTGAAAACCAGACTCTCGCAACCATTACATTTCAGAACTATTTCAGGATGTACAAAAAACTTGCCGGAATGACGGGCACTGCCGAGACTGAGGCTGAAGAGTTTGCAAAGATTTATAACCTTGACGTGCTGGTTGCGCCGACTAATAAACCGATGATAAGGGTTGATAATCCTGATTCCGTTTATAAATCCGAGCGCGGTAAATTTAATGCGGTCATTAATGAGATTGCCGACTGCCACAAGAGGGGACAGCCTGTGCTGGTAGGCACCATATCAATAGAAAAATCAGAGGTGCTCAGCGCGATGCTCAGAAAAAAAGGAGTACCGCATTCAGTCCTGAACGCAAAGTATCATGAGAGAGAGGCTGAGATTGTTGCGCAGGCTGGACGGAGCCGGTCTGTGACAATAGCAACCAACATGGCCGGAAGGGGCACGGATATTGTGCTCGGAGGCAATCCTGAAGGCCTTGCAAGAGACATCCTCGGTGATAAAAAAGATTTTACAAACGAGGAATATGAGGCGGCGCTGAATAAGGCAAAAGAACTCTGCATGAAGGATAGGGAAAAAGTTTTATCTCTGGGCGGGCTTCATATCCTCGGCACAGAGAGGCACGAATCAAGAAGGATTGACAATCAGCTCAGGGGGCGTTCAGGCCGGCAGGGGGACCCGGGCACGTCAAGGTTTTATCTTTCACTTGAAGATGACCTGATGAGAATCTTCGGCTCAGAAAGAATTGCGGGGCTTATGGGAAGGCTCGGGATGGATGAATCCCAGCCTATTGAGCACAGGATGATTTCAAAGGCCATAGAAAATGCGCAGAAAAAAGTTGAAGCGCATAATTTTGACATCAGAAAACACCTTATTGAATATGATGATGTGATGAATAAGCAGAGGACTGAAATTTATTCTTTCAGGCGCGACATACTCGCAGGCGAAGGCTTGAAGGATAAGATTATTGAAATGTCGGAAAATGTTTTAAATGAGTTTTTAAATGCCTATTGTCCTGATGATAAGCACCCTGAGGAGTGGGATATGAAGGGGCTTAAAGAAACCCTTTACGGATACTTTTCCATAACGACGAATGCAGAGGCGCAGACGTCTGATGAGCTTTATGAAAAACTCGTTCAGGGCATAAAACTTGCATATGAGAACAAAGAAAAAGAAATCAGCGCAGATATGTTCAGGCAGTTGGAAAGATACATACTCCTTCAGGTGGTTGACTCGCAGTGGAAAGACCATCTCCTGGGAATGGATCATTTAAAGGAGGGCATAGGTCTGAGGGGTTATGCCCAGAGAGACCCGCTTGTGGAGTACAAAAAAGAGGCGTTTGAAGTCTTTGCAGGAATGAGCGACAGGGTCGCATCTGAGGTTGTAAACAGGCTGTTTAAGGTTCAGATTGCAAGAGAAGAAAACGTGGAGAGAAAGATGGTCTTGAAACCGGCAAGGGTGCAATACGGCAGGGGAGAAGGCGGTGAAAAGCCCCAGACTGTTGTCAAGGACAGGAAAATCGGCAGGAATGACCCGTGCATCTGCGGCAGCGGTAAGAAGTACAAAAAATGCTGCGGGGTAAATGCGTAG